From Persicobacter psychrovividus, one genomic window encodes:
- a CDS encoding LTA synthase family protein: MTIKQHANFNRSTYLIQLVFRSYLFWMLIFAGQRALFLLFNQHQLTAVPVQDIILSFLYAWKLDTSTACYLLVLPALIAFAAQYLTSGPWLKISIRYYTLFFLTFLSFLISAELNVFEVWQTKLSYSVMRYVQEPELVMDVTSNWIILRTIFFSALQIGFGYLLYLVVVEKHLSVIRQHKITAIPQFLVIGIAIAWGIRGGLFQMTPITQSVVYFSKHPFINTATVNSHWNLIQSIENNARNGNGKAFEFMPHQQAEAIINPLLQPKKDTTTKIIQVEKPNVMIFLLEGYTSDLIESLGGYAGATPFMEELIDEGYTFTNCLSSAVRTEQGISAVLSGYPAQPRTAIIGQIAKHQNLPSITEEFQQAGYWTSFHYGGELSYINIKAWMYSKKLDLIIDDEHWADHQNKGGLGFHEEYVLPQLLKDLNQAPKPFCSAMLTVSTHDPFDNPKIKTFKVGRVMNQLLDAAYYTDAQFKAFFQAAKKQDWYKNTLFVFVADHARVSPREWPRDSYDSRLIPIILYGDVLKKEYQGVKDDRLVSQIDITKSLLHQVSLPSDRYPWSKDMFNPTMKEYAYSSSFENIIWSEAPDKYLVYDINENKPVEHLSKGYSAKDQEIVKAYSQLLMQDYNRR, encoded by the coding sequence ATGACAATAAAGCAACATGCAAATTTCAATCGTTCTACTTATTTAATCCAATTAGTTTTCAGGAGTTACCTGTTCTGGATGCTCATATTTGCAGGACAACGCGCCCTGTTTCTACTCTTTAATCAGCATCAGTTAACAGCCGTTCCTGTTCAAGACATTATTCTTAGCTTTTTATATGCCTGGAAGCTCGATACTTCCACCGCTTGCTATCTATTGGTGCTCCCAGCGCTGATCGCTTTTGCCGCTCAATACTTAACGTCAGGTCCTTGGCTGAAAATCTCCATTCGATATTATACCCTATTCTTTCTCACCTTTCTGAGCTTCCTGATCAGTGCCGAACTGAACGTATTTGAAGTATGGCAAACCAAGCTCAGTTACAGCGTTATGCGATATGTGCAAGAGCCTGAATTGGTGATGGATGTAACTTCTAATTGGATCATCCTGCGGACAATCTTCTTTTCAGCCTTACAAATTGGCTTCGGCTATTTGCTTTACCTTGTTGTGGTAGAGAAGCATTTATCAGTGATCCGTCAGCACAAAATCACTGCCATTCCACAGTTTTTAGTCATTGGGATTGCCATTGCCTGGGGAATCCGTGGGGGCCTTTTTCAAATGACCCCAATTACACAAAGTGTCGTGTACTTTTCAAAACATCCTTTTATCAACACCGCAACGGTCAACAGTCATTGGAATCTTATCCAAAGTATTGAAAATAATGCCCGAAATGGCAATGGGAAAGCATTTGAATTTATGCCCCACCAGCAAGCCGAGGCGATTATCAATCCGTTGCTTCAACCTAAAAAAGATACGACCACAAAAATTATTCAGGTTGAAAAACCCAATGTAATGATCTTCCTACTCGAAGGCTACACTTCTGACCTGATCGAAAGTTTGGGAGGCTATGCTGGAGCGACACCATTTATGGAGGAACTCATAGACGAAGGATATACCTTTACCAATTGCCTATCCTCTGCAGTAAGGACGGAGCAGGGCATTTCGGCGGTACTGAGTGGCTACCCCGCTCAACCACGGACAGCCATTATTGGGCAAATTGCCAAACATCAAAACCTGCCAAGTATTACAGAAGAATTTCAACAGGCTGGTTATTGGACCTCCTTTCACTACGGTGGCGAACTCAGCTACATCAACATTAAAGCGTGGATGTATTCTAAAAAATTGGACCTCATCATTGATGATGAACATTGGGCTGACCACCAAAACAAGGGTGGATTAGGCTTCCATGAAGAGTATGTTTTACCTCAACTACTGAAAGATCTCAATCAGGCACCGAAGCCATTTTGCTCGGCCATGCTCACGGTCAGTACCCACGATCCTTTCGATAATCCGAAAATTAAAACCTTTAAAGTGGGCAGGGTCATGAATCAACTACTTGATGCCGCCTATTATACCGATGCACAATTCAAAGCCTTTTTTCAGGCCGCAAAAAAACAGGATTGGTATAAGAATACTTTATTCGTTTTCGTTGCTGACCATGCCCGTGTCTCCCCTCGCGAATGGCCACGGGATTCCTACGATTCACGGTTAATTCCCATTATTCTTTATGGCGATGTACTGAAAAAAGAATATCAGGGAGTGAAAGACGACCGACTCGTTTCTCAGATTGACATCACTAAATCCTTGTTGCATCAGGTGTCGCTACCAAGTGACCGTTACCCGTGGAGTAAAGATATGTTTAACCCAACCATGAAGGAGTACGCATATTCTTCCTCCTTTGAAAATATCATTTGGTCAGAGGCCCCAGACAAATACCTCGTCTATGACATCAATGAAAACAAACCTGTTGAGCATTTAAGCAAGGGGTATTCTGCCAAAGACCAAGAAATAGTCAAAGCATATTCACAGTTATTAATGCAAGATTATAACCGCAGATAA
- a CDS encoding exonuclease domain-containing protein, giving the protein MRFLAIDFETANSSRNSACSVGVALFEEGKLIQSGHYYIKPEPNYFAPINIGVHGIYLEMVEHALDFKSIWEEIMVDYAAEIMVCHNAGFDMSVIRSSFDALGLPYPQVNYACTLQLAKKLHPQLPHHKLNLLCQCYDIPLNHHNAESDAVACGLLMTHFMHHFSTQSPEDLYLQLDGSMGTLHSNAYERPYIGYAPQIPLLYQSPTEKKAKEESPLTGKRVAFTGSLNNFSRSEAQKLTEQVGGIAFPANVSRYTHYLVSNNPQSRSTKIQKAQQLQSQCHPIQIIDEETFTQYVLEECD; this is encoded by the coding sequence ATGAGATTTCTCGCCATAGACTTTGAAACCGCTAACAGTAGCCGAAATAGTGCTTGCTCCGTTGGGGTAGCATTATTTGAAGAAGGCAAACTGATTCAGAGTGGGCATTATTATATCAAGCCTGAACCCAATTACTTTGCCCCAATAAACATTGGTGTTCATGGCATTTATCTTGAAATGGTAGAGCATGCCCTGGATTTCAAAAGTATTTGGGAAGAAATTATGGTGGATTACGCCGCAGAAATTATGGTTTGCCATAATGCAGGCTTTGATATGAGCGTTATTCGTTCTTCCTTTGATGCTCTTGGCCTACCTTATCCACAGGTAAATTACGCCTGTACCCTTCAGTTGGCAAAAAAACTGCACCCTCAATTACCCCATCATAAATTGAACCTGCTTTGCCAGTGTTATGATATCCCATTGAATCACCACAATGCAGAAAGTGACGCCGTCGCCTGTGGGTTATTGATGACCCATTTTATGCATCACTTTAGCACCCAAAGTCCTGAAGACCTATATTTGCAATTAGATGGTAGTATGGGCACCTTACATTCCAATGCTTACGAAAGACCATACATTGGATATGCGCCTCAGATTCCTTTACTTTATCAATCGCCTACAGAAAAAAAAGCCAAAGAGGAAAGTCCGCTTACGGGCAAACGGGTAGCCTTCACGGGCAGTCTGAATAATTTCAGCCGTTCGGAAGCACAAAAACTGACGGAACAAGTAGGCGGAATTGCTTTTCCTGCCAATGTAAGCCGTTATACACATTACCTTGTTTCCAACAACCCACAGAGCCGAAGTACCAAAATCCAAAAAGCCCAACAGTTACAAAGTCAGTGTCATCCTATTCAAATAATTGATGAGGAAACTTTTACTCAATATGTGCTGGAGGAATGCGATTAG
- a CDS encoding heme NO-binding domain-containing protein, whose protein sequence is MKGIIFTEFLELVEDKFGFSVVDEIIEQSELPSEGIYTAVGTYNYKEMVSLVMNLQKQTDIPAITLMEVFGEHLFSRLAKLYPVFLNGVEDPIKFLMSLEDYIHVEVKKLYPEAELPSFDTELQKPDQLKMTYHSVRCLYPVAEGLIKGCFKHFESEVQITKNMITESGNKVEFIINKL, encoded by the coding sequence ATGAAAGGCATCATTTTCACCGAATTTTTAGAATTGGTTGAGGACAAATTTGGGTTTAGTGTTGTAGATGAGATCATCGAGCAAAGTGAACTACCCTCCGAAGGTATTTATACTGCCGTTGGGACTTATAATTATAAAGAGATGGTCTCGCTGGTAATGAACCTCCAAAAGCAAACCGACATTCCCGCAATAACACTCATGGAAGTTTTTGGAGAGCACCTGTTCAGTCGATTGGCCAAACTATACCCCGTCTTTTTAAATGGAGTGGAAGACCCCATTAAATTTCTGATGAGTCTGGAGGATTATATCCATGTAGAGGTGAAAAAACTCTATCCCGAGGCAGAGCTCCCCTCCTTCGATACTGAGCTTCAGAAGCCCGACCAGTTAAAAATGACTTACCACTCCGTCCGATGCCTGTATCCTGTCGCTGAGGGATTGATTAAAGGCTGTTTCAAACATTTTGAATCTGAAGTACAAATCACTAAAAATATGATTACGGAAAGTGGCAATAAAGTAGAGTTCATAATTAACAAACTATGA
- a CDS encoding GAF domain-containing protein, whose translation MAFQFQSVRQKFTATILLMALISCVSGALSYYLFRQNNALHQTQLMVNQLEKNLQQATQQQTLFQLRGRKKETFYIQQETSELLAMDKSLSAIDATLSTLEKDEMISDQQLQFKINRLWLLVGQYASLTTQLSKAYLERGYKSYGLEGQMREAAHALEKSKFKTDQIFLLTLRRHEKDYMLRGEKKYIESLHKTAETFLQQVDQNGDAARKSYQNAIKQYVRFFDQIVKVDTQIGQDTESGIRKEIEVVKARIHPIVAEIETKITERNQQLKTNSQMALALFIIINLLAGCFCIFFISKKVTASISRLNKAVGKVMIEDISTKEIERQFDDQSRDEIGSLNRSFKKLMLQIKQRETENKAQTEALEAAAQEDQNRQWIVASVNELHRLFKETDGINTLCKNILKYIIDTAQLNQGALFVKQTDEDASNMELRACYAYNREKFISEKYELGEGLVGTVWQEEEAMYMTDIPTDYVKITSGLGHATPKHLYITPLLHNGTVEGVLELASLTEISPTAMAFIQQATGLIASIINSVRIQEDTHRLLRESQSQAEELKAQEEELRQNMEELEATQEEIRRLADKKSEEIKQCRQTASLKSLIIEEKKSSTSEQELQAH comes from the coding sequence ATGGCTTTTCAATTTCAATCTGTTCGACAAAAATTTACGGCCACCATTCTGCTTATGGCCCTGATTTCCTGTGTTAGTGGCGCGTTATCGTATTACCTTTTCAGGCAAAACAATGCCTTGCATCAAACTCAATTGATGGTCAATCAATTGGAGAAAAACCTGCAACAGGCAACCCAACAACAAACCCTTTTTCAATTGAGGGGTAGAAAAAAAGAGACTTTTTATATTCAGCAGGAAACATCAGAATTATTAGCGATGGATAAATCGCTGTCAGCAATCGATGCTACATTATCGACCCTTGAAAAAGACGAGATGATCAGTGATCAACAACTACAATTCAAAATTAACAGATTGTGGTTGCTTGTTGGCCAGTATGCTTCGCTAACCACACAATTATCAAAAGCCTATCTTGAAAGAGGCTATAAAAGCTATGGCTTGGAGGGGCAAATGCGAGAAGCCGCACATGCACTTGAAAAGTCAAAATTTAAAACAGATCAAATCTTCCTGTTGACTTTACGCCGACATGAAAAGGATTACATGCTTCGGGGAGAAAAAAAATACATCGAAAGTCTGCACAAAACCGCTGAAACATTTTTGCAACAGGTCGATCAAAATGGAGATGCCGCTCGCAAAAGCTACCAAAATGCCATCAAGCAGTATGTCCGTTTTTTCGATCAGATTGTTAAGGTCGATACGCAAATAGGACAAGATACTGAATCGGGTATTCGTAAAGAAATTGAGGTGGTCAAAGCCCGCATTCACCCGATAGTTGCTGAGATTGAGACTAAAATTACCGAACGAAACCAACAGCTAAAAACCAATTCACAAATGGCTTTGGCGTTGTTCATTATCATCAACTTATTGGCTGGTTGCTTCTGCATTTTCTTTATCAGCAAAAAAGTAACTGCATCTATCAGCAGGCTGAATAAAGCGGTAGGTAAGGTTATGATAGAAGATATTTCAACAAAAGAAATTGAGCGTCAGTTTGATGATCAAAGCAGGGACGAAATTGGCAGCCTCAACCGTTCATTTAAAAAACTGATGTTGCAGATTAAGCAAAGGGAAACGGAAAACAAAGCACAGACCGAAGCCCTCGAAGCCGCAGCTCAGGAAGACCAAAACAGACAGTGGATCGTAGCGAGTGTCAATGAGTTGCACCGGTTGTTCAAGGAAACAGATGGCATCAACACGCTTTGTAAGAATATTTTAAAGTATATTATTGATACCGCACAGCTGAACCAAGGTGCCCTTTTTGTGAAGCAAACAGACGAAGATGCTTCGAATATGGAACTGCGGGCATGTTATGCCTACAACCGCGAAAAATTTATTTCAGAAAAATATGAATTAGGGGAAGGATTGGTTGGTACCGTTTGGCAGGAAGAAGAAGCGATGTACATGACTGACATCCCTACAGACTATGTGAAAATAACGAGTGGCCTCGGGCATGCCACGCCAAAACATTTATACATTACGCCTTTGCTGCATAATGGGACCGTTGAGGGGGTTTTGGAGCTGGCTTCATTAACAGAAATTTCACCTACGGCAATGGCCTTTATTCAACAGGCAACAGGGCTGATTGCATCAATCATTAATTCAGTAAGAATTCAAGAAGATACCCACCGCCTTTTAAGGGAAAGTCAATCGCAGGCCGAGGAATTAAAGGCGCAGGAAGAAGAACTACGCCAAAATATGGAAGAGCTTGAGGCAACACAAGAAGAAATCCGCCGACTCGCAGACAAAAAAAGTGAAGAAATTAAGCAGTGCAGACAAACGGCAAGCTTGAAAAGCCTGATTATTGAGGAAAAAAAATCAAGCACTTCTGAGCAAGAACTTCAGGCTCATTAA
- a CDS encoding ATP-binding protein, with product MMEKELAALKRAIQRERQARKNSEALLEEKSLELYHANLRLTNQNNVLEEEVSRRTKQLVEEKERAEEASKAKAQFLSVMSHEIRTPLNAVIGMSHLLLDNEPREDQLDLMESLEFSAKHLHNLINDILDFSKIEAQKLEIEEINTDLGYICRQLSKTLKFRADQKNILFKLDDPEVIPTVLTDPTRIAQVITNLAGNAIKFTEKGEVGIRMKSLEKKANEILVQITIYDTGIGIPENKIDTIFESFSQADLNTTRKFGGTGLGLTITKNIVQMMGGHIKVTSQLGKGSQFNVIIPFKISQDHTSSNTYAENKIPTGKTILLAEDNAMNVKVANGFLKKLGINMVHAENGKKAYMMIVEQGINADLILMDLEMPEWDGYQATEQIRHHFPELPIIALTANATVEIKKRALSVGMNDYLTKPFDPGTFTATLKRHLAPKVLQ from the coding sequence ATGATGGAAAAGGAATTGGCGGCTTTAAAAAGAGCCATTCAGCGGGAGCGACAAGCAAGAAAGAATTCTGAAGCATTATTGGAGGAAAAATCCCTTGAACTATACCATGCCAATCTGAGATTGACCAACCAAAACAATGTCTTAGAAGAAGAAGTCAGCAGACGCACCAAGCAACTTGTAGAGGAAAAAGAACGCGCCGAAGAAGCCTCAAAGGCAAAGGCACAGTTCCTTTCTGTTATGTCGCATGAGATCCGTACCCCACTCAATGCCGTAATTGGTATGTCTCATTTATTATTGGACAATGAACCCCGTGAGGATCAGCTGGATTTGATGGAATCATTAGAATTTTCCGCAAAACACCTGCATAACCTGATCAATGACATTTTGGATTTCAGTAAAATCGAAGCTCAAAAACTTGAAATAGAAGAGATTAATACTGACCTCGGGTACATTTGCCGCCAACTTTCCAAAACGCTAAAATTCAGGGCTGACCAAAAAAACATCCTATTCAAACTTGATGACCCTGAGGTCATCCCTACGGTGCTTACCGATCCCACACGTATAGCGCAGGTCATTACCAACCTTGCGGGAAACGCCATAAAATTTACTGAAAAAGGGGAGGTTGGCATCCGTATGAAATCCCTCGAAAAGAAGGCGAATGAAATCCTTGTTCAAATCACTATTTATGACACTGGAATTGGTATTCCTGAAAATAAAATCGACACCATTTTTGAGTCTTTCAGTCAGGCGGATCTAAACACCACCCGAAAATTTGGAGGAACAGGACTTGGACTGACCATCACCAAAAATATTGTCCAAATGATGGGCGGACATATTAAAGTCACAAGCCAATTAGGGAAAGGCAGCCAATTTAATGTCATTATTCCATTCAAAATATCGCAAGATCATACATCAAGCAATACTTATGCGGAAAACAAAATCCCTACAGGCAAAACCATTCTACTGGCAGAAGACAATGCCATGAATGTAAAAGTGGCCAACGGGTTTCTCAAGAAATTGGGGATTAATATGGTGCATGCAGAGAATGGCAAAAAAGCCTATATGATGATTGTCGAGCAAGGCATTAATGCCGATTTGATTCTTATGGATTTGGAAATGCCAGAATGGGATGGCTACCAGGCTACCGAACAAATTCGTCACCATTTCCCTGAATTACCCATCATTGCCCTGACCGCAAATGCTACTGTGGAAATAAAAAAACGCGCGCTTTCTGTAGGGATGAATGACTATTTAACAAAGCCCTTTGACCCAGGGACTTTTACAGCGACACTCAAAAGACACCTCGCCCCGAAGGTCTTACAGTAA
- a CDS encoding glycerol-3-phosphate dehydrogenase/oxidase, with translation MDRARQLHEVKQQKDWDIVVIGGGATGLGCALDAATRGFKTLLLEQADFAKGTSSKSTKLIHGGVRYLANGDISLVHEALLERGLLLKNAPHLVKKLSFIIPTYNYFSSGYYLMGMKFYDWLSGTMSLGSSQWLSVNEVLYAQPTLNKKRLNGGIQYFDAQFDDARLATTLVQKIEQYHGVCLNYCQVTGFIKNDQDKVAGLMACDRESQEEFALNAKVVINATGVFSERIHALSSPAKKFEIQSSQGVHFVIDREFLPSDQALLIPKTQDGRVLFAIPWHGKVLVGTTDTPIKSPSIDPTAFDHEVDFILDTLNAFITRKVRRADIRSIFAGLRPLVSTKGKKAATKDVSRRHFIDINEASLVTVTGGKWTTYRKMAEDTLDRVIQHFNLPVQPCVTAQLPLFSGTANDDIPTHLLHYGAAAPELAALEKGNYGRVISASLNLSEGQVYWAVKHEKARKIEDVLARRSRALFLDAQEALRIAGEVGLILQQLLEKDAAWLDQEMSDFFALAKTYLPNRIPPAHIE, from the coding sequence ATGGATAGAGCAAGGCAACTTCATGAGGTTAAACAACAAAAAGACTGGGATATAGTCGTTATTGGAGGTGGTGCCACAGGCTTGGGTTGTGCCCTCGACGCCGCTACCCGAGGCTTCAAAACACTGCTGCTTGAACAAGCTGATTTTGCCAAAGGAACATCGAGCAAAAGCACCAAACTGATTCACGGAGGTGTACGCTACTTGGCAAATGGTGATATTTCGTTAGTTCATGAAGCACTGCTGGAGCGTGGACTATTGCTGAAGAATGCACCCCATTTGGTAAAAAAACTTTCTTTCATCATTCCGACTTATAATTACTTTTCAAGTGGTTACTATTTGATGGGCATGAAGTTTTATGACTGGCTTTCAGGAACCATGAGCCTGGGGAGTTCGCAATGGCTTTCCGTAAATGAGGTGTTGTATGCACAGCCAACTTTAAACAAAAAGAGGCTGAATGGCGGTATTCAGTATTTTGACGCTCAATTTGATGACGCCCGTCTGGCGACCACATTGGTCCAAAAGATTGAACAATATCACGGGGTTTGCCTCAACTACTGCCAGGTGACTGGTTTTATAAAAAATGATCAGGACAAAGTGGCAGGCCTGATGGCTTGTGATCGTGAAAGTCAAGAGGAGTTTGCCCTAAATGCCAAGGTTGTTATTAACGCCACGGGGGTATTTTCTGAGCGAATTCATGCCTTATCTTCTCCTGCCAAAAAATTCGAAATACAGAGCAGTCAAGGCGTTCACTTTGTGATTGATCGGGAATTTCTACCCTCAGATCAGGCATTACTCATTCCAAAAACGCAGGATGGTCGCGTGTTGTTTGCAATTCCGTGGCACGGAAAAGTGTTGGTTGGCACTACTGATACGCCCATTAAATCTCCTTCAATAGATCCCACGGCCTTCGATCATGAGGTTGATTTTATCCTCGACACCCTGAACGCATTTATTACCCGAAAAGTTCGTCGGGCGGATATCAGAAGCATATTTGCGGGATTGCGTCCACTGGTATCCACCAAGGGTAAAAAGGCAGCGACCAAGGATGTTTCCCGCCGTCATTTTATTGATATCAATGAAGCTTCGCTGGTTACAGTTACAGGAGGGAAATGGACGACATATCGAAAGATGGCTGAAGATACCCTTGATCGGGTGATTCAACATTTCAATCTACCTGTTCAGCCATGTGTAACGGCACAGCTCCCCCTCTTCAGTGGAACAGCCAATGATGATATTCCGACGCATCTTCTGCACTATGGTGCTGCGGCGCCCGAATTGGCTGCTTTGGAAAAAGGAAACTATGGGAGGGTCATTTCCGCCTCATTGAATTTAAGTGAAGGGCAGGTTTATTGGGCTGTAAAACACGAAAAAGCCCGAAAAATAGAAGATGTCCTTGCCCGTCGTTCAAGAGCACTGTTTCTCGATGCCCAGGAAGCCCTGCGCATTGCAGGGGAGGTTGGGCTGATCCTTCAGCAATTGCTGGAGAAGGATGCCGCCTGGCTCGATCAAGAAATGTCAGATTTCTTCGCACTGGCAAAAACCTATCTTCCTAATCGCATTCCTCCAGCACATATTGAGTAA
- a CDS encoding DUF2490 domain-containing protein, with the protein MRIQLFLYTSLFLFFSVTASAQTSRIWLRHFDRHTVSPRLSFNTDYAYVNYFDKHQKRFQIRTKAVTPLFNSKSLTVGVGGGFWKDWKQPVESIRDQFEWVNEVRLNQDLTGKHPLGLSGLKVSYRLRFEERYFWRSDASNDTGARVRYLAGFNYELPWFNFQKGKKVFVMVANEIFSGKVFNRQEHTGFETNRFSFGTGYVIGAHWQIDFTYILEDNLKYSYRLYENVYQFVVRSRF; encoded by the coding sequence ATGAGAATTCAGCTATTTTTATATACCTCATTGTTTTTATTTTTTTCTGTTACTGCAAGTGCGCAGACCAGTAGAATATGGTTACGTCACTTTGATCGGCATACGGTGAGTCCGCGGTTATCCTTCAATACGGATTATGCTTATGTCAATTATTTTGACAAACATCAAAAGCGTTTTCAGATTCGGACCAAGGCTGTTACCCCGCTTTTTAATAGTAAATCCTTAACGGTAGGTGTTGGTGGCGGATTCTGGAAGGACTGGAAACAACCTGTAGAATCTATCCGAGATCAATTCGAGTGGGTGAATGAGGTTAGGCTCAATCAGGACTTAACAGGAAAGCATCCGCTCGGATTAAGTGGTTTAAAGGTTTCTTATCGTTTGCGTTTTGAAGAACGGTATTTTTGGAGAAGCGATGCGAGCAACGATACAGGTGCTCGTGTTCGCTATTTGGCAGGCTTTAATTATGAGCTTCCGTGGTTTAATTTTCAGAAAGGCAAAAAAGTTTTTGTGATGGTGGCCAACGAAATATTTTCAGGGAAAGTATTTAATCGGCAGGAGCATACAGGCTTCGAAACGAACCGTTTTTCCTTTGGCACAGGTTACGTTATTGGAGCACACTGGCAAATAGATTTCACTTATATATTGGAGGATAACCTAAAGTACTCTTACCGTCTTTATGAAAATGTTTATCAGTTTGTGGTACGCTCCCGCTTTTAA
- a CDS encoding universal stress protein — protein MEQIKRVIVGLDFSATDQYVLKAVHHYDRLLNFEKIYLMHVIRDLDHPHYKSKQGEPQPLDEQLKSLMMEEVSHYFDGDSTKVDYMVKEGNLGTEVLKWQKVKQADLLMFGRKEKFTDTNLYGILNLAPCSVAFIPKNEEALKFDTVLLPIDGGEESVLAFEFAKRMKARLQAKIDLVNAYSLPQGYSFSGKSPEEFKSIMEENERKNIDEFLAEHEWTDEVNELHHLYLDRYDTLAGSLAEFINKTSNTAVVIGSQARTKLTRLLMGTKVKQLIEEVPNKLIFVVKDKNETFDFLDMISKI, from the coding sequence ATGGAGCAAATCAAAAGAGTAATTGTAGGACTTGATTTTTCAGCTACGGATCAGTATGTCCTGAAGGCTGTACATCATTATGATCGCCTGTTAAATTTTGAGAAAATCTATCTCATGCATGTGATCAGAGATCTTGACCATCCGCATTATAAGTCAAAACAGGGGGAGCCACAACCCTTGGATGAGCAACTTAAATCCTTGATGATGGAGGAGGTGAGCCATTATTTTGATGGTGATTCTACGAAAGTAGATTATATGGTCAAAGAAGGAAATTTGGGTACAGAAGTACTCAAATGGCAAAAGGTAAAGCAGGCCGACCTTTTAATGTTCGGGCGAAAGGAAAAGTTTACAGACACCAATCTTTATGGTATTTTAAATCTGGCACCTTGCTCTGTGGCTTTTATCCCCAAAAATGAAGAAGCGTTAAAATTTGATACTGTATTGCTGCCAATTGACGGTGGTGAAGAGTCCGTGTTGGCATTTGAATTTGCCAAAAGAATGAAAGCCCGATTGCAAGCTAAAATTGATTTGGTAAATGCCTATTCTCTTCCGCAGGGTTATTCATTTTCAGGGAAATCTCCCGAAGAATTCAAATCGATCATGGAAGAGAATGAACGAAAGAATATTGATGAATTTTTGGCCGAGCATGAGTGGACAGATGAGGTGAATGAGCTTCATCATTTATACCTCGATAGATATGATACGCTTGCGGGAAGCTTAGCGGAATTTATCAATAAAACAAGCAATACTGCTGTGGTGATTGGTTCACAAGCACGGACAAAACTCACCCGCCTCCTGATGGGGACAAAAGTAAAGCAACTGATTGAAGAAGTGCCCAATAAGCTGATATTTGTTGTTAAAGATAAGAATGAAACTTTTGATTTTTTGGATATGATTTCTAAAATTTAA
- a CDS encoding tetratricopeptide repeat protein, translated as MYSKKSFIYANCLFLLVGLGFLVSSAIFKIEIPHLGMSANNHYIEAMKQMHTTVGPQGKAVQVMEHLEVAANQGHVGAQKQLAKMYQYGIGIQINKSVAQTWWKAAAAAGDLQAQFEVGKSLLQITDEEEQLKALELLKKAAIKNHPEAQLLLAKLYMENTAWVKHDMDLAIYWLQTAAFQGNGEAQFMLGHAYQTGHGVKKDLQQAVIFYEQAKNSGQASAVEVLKELSLNVKNVSLGS; from the coding sequence ATGTACTCTAAAAAATCATTCATTTACGCCAATTGCCTCTTCCTTTTGGTTGGTTTGGGCTTTTTAGTGAGCAGCGCCATCTTTAAAATTGAAATTCCACATTTAGGGATGTCAGCCAATAATCATTATATAGAAGCCATGAAGCAAATGCATACCACCGTCGGCCCGCAGGGCAAGGCAGTGCAAGTGATGGAGCATTTGGAGGTGGCGGCCAATCAGGGGCATGTTGGCGCACAGAAGCAATTGGCCAAAATGTACCAGTATGGCATTGGTATTCAGATCAATAAATCAGTAGCGCAAACCTGGTGGAAAGCCGCTGCTGCTGCAGGTGATCTTCAGGCACAATTCGAAGTCGGAAAAAGTCTGTTGCAAATCACAGATGAAGAGGAACAGCTGAAAGCACTTGAATTGTTAAAAAAGGCGGCCATAAAGAATCACCCTGAAGCGCAATTGTTATTGGCCAAACTTTATATGGAAAATACCGCTTGGGTGAAGCATGATATGGATTTAGCGATTTATTGGCTGCAAACAGCTGCTTTTCAGGGGAATGGGGAAGCACAGTTTATGCTTGGGCATGCTTACCAGACAGGGCATGGTGTAAAAAAGGACCTTCAGCAAGCGGTAATATTTTATGAACAAGCGAAAAATTCAGGGCAGGCTTCGGCTGTTGAAGTTCTCAAAGAACTTAGTCTTAATGTTAAAAATGTGTCTTTGGGTTCCTAA